Within the Nyctibius grandis isolate bNycGra1 chromosome 4, bNycGra1.pri, whole genome shotgun sequence genome, the region TGTAGCTAGCTGGCTCTGAAATATAATTCTATGAAACATAACCTTCTCAAGGTACAATTGTGAGGCAATATATTGGAGTataatgtttgtaaataaatgttGGTAGCAGATTAGCAAGGTTATCCAACTCCACTTAAACTCAGCCAGATGTCCGCAATATGTCCATAATGAGAAGGATACATAGCCATTATCTATATAATTTGATAGAGAGTGCATGTAGGGAAGTATAATGGGAGAAATCAGATCAAAATCAGTGCACATAATTCAATAGGACCTAAGtaaaagactgaaacaaaagaCAAGATGAGGTAGAAAACACTTCATGATTTGTTGGTAGATAGATTGGAGATTGGTTCATGACTTTCCATTTCATTACTTTGCCATGCAAGGTGGATTGAAGAAGAGATGGACAAACTGAGTTGGCAATCACAGATGTGCAGCCAACAtggagaaataataaaagagaTTATTTGAGTTCGTCTGGTGTTTGAAATCTTGCTtatataaaaactaaaaatttataaaagaaagaaaacctctttTATAAAAGAAACCTGTCAAGCAAGTGACAATTTATCAAGATGATTTttggaaatgtatttattaagaaaaaatttggAGGTTTCAACTGTGAAATATAGTTTAAAATCTTTCTAGTCACACTGTAAATACTTATGGAATAAGTAGTTATTAAGCCAAATACTGACCAGAGCATAGGCAGCTATGGATAAAAAGGCATCAGAAAAATTAACTTATTAGTGTTGTTcacatgggatttttttcttttcaaataacatttaatataaaaaaaccctattctTTATTACAGAAGCATACTGTTTAGGACCGGcttcttaaaatataaattatttgtcttttttcttaataattatttttctgctacgggtgctctcagcagcagcatAATGCTCTGCCATTTTTAGGGTCTCTGTGAGTACAGGGAGCAGCCAGCTTGCAGAATCAGCATGTGTGATTAGCTGACATGCATAGTATGATAAGTCTTATTTGCCAATCAACTTCTGTGAATGTTAGAAATGTGTATAAACATACACAGTATTTATgtgtatattttaaagatggCAGCGGAGCACAAGGCTTGATAACTTCAGGAGAAGTGCAAAGGTGTCTAAAATCAACTTGAGCTCTCTTCCTGAGCTGCACCAAATGATCTTCAGCAGCAGTATAGGTTTCTCACAAGTGATGCACTAAATGTATGTAAACAAAGACTATTTTAACTTTGAGTTTGTAATAGATTTTCATGCCAAATTGAGACTTGGCATAATTTAACAGATACAGGTAGCTTTCCTGGAGCTGCATATGCTACACCAGCTGAATTTTTCCTGCCACATTCAAAATTCCCTGAATTTCAGAAGTACCTTTTACTAAACTTCATTGCAggatagtggaaaaaaaacaacttcacaTTCACTAGCTTCATTCAGAATAATGAACAAATTCATTGAAGATTAAATAACTGCAATTACAGAAAGACTTGACATGGACACACAATTCATGCAAGTGATGTGTGACAGTTCAGATATAGAAATGCTGCTAGCTGTAAAACAAGCTGTGCTTCTAGCTTTCAGCACAGTAACAGCCCCAGTGTTACACTAGAGATTTGTTTTGTGCTGCTTCAGCATGAGGTGAAGAAAGACAGAACTTTACATcgtcttttgttttcttgatttctttgtAAATCTTTACAAAATCAGGTACTTCCACCTATACACAATACAAAGCCCCATCTTACGACTGGATCTATCTTGCTGAACCCTCCAGCCTATAACCAGATCTATGtaactgaatgtttttttctgggtggAGTCCTATTTAAATCAGCAAAGCCACACATAAATGCAAGGATATGTCCAGGTGATAATTTACAGGATTGGGGTTCAACGCTGTATTTTTGTCAAGAACTTCTTGTTATATGAAAAACCCACCTGATCTTCGATATTGTGCATCTTCCATGCAGTCCGACATTGCATTGGGCAATATACCTTCTTGGGTTTATTTTATATGTGTataatatatacacaaataaaaagtaTCACCTGCAAATAATATTTGGAATGTGAAAGAcacaaaatgtaaacattttatttggcaGTTGTTTCAAACAGGTGAATAAATAAACGGAAAAGTACATCTTAATATTCTTTATAGCAACAGATGCAGTTGCACACGTATTTACATATTGTGGATGCAAAGAAtagttaatttaatttctttttgttaaaaaatgtaACTTCCAACACCACTAGACTTGACAATTAAAGATGAAGATACTAGTAATAATTTGTTCTAGCAATCTCAACTTTTAAAGGCATTCATTTGGAAGTAAGATAAGAGAGTCATCATGCATTTAGTTCATTTTGTCCACTTATGGTAGAAAGTCTGATGTAATCTCAGAATTATGAGTGTCATGCGCTTAAGTCAACTATGACATGACTATAAATCAATGTAGTTCCCTTAAAActtgaagcaaagagaaaatctCGTTTATCGATGGAGACATGTATGAAAGATCTTGGTGCCTGTACGTTTAATTCTTGAAACTTCAcaaattttgccttttcagcATCCCAATAATAGACTTGAGTGAAAGAATAATCACTTCCAAGAATGGCATATTGATAATTACTTATCTGAAGCGGCTGGAATACCATTGACCCTCGGGATGGCATCCTTTGTAAATCCAGAAATGCTGAACCACCCCATTTCATTACTTTAGAGTCCCCAATAAATCTTGTTAAGCAAATGTATACATCCTCTTTCACTTTGAAATGTTTCACTGCATATGCATCTTCCATATCTTGGATATCAAAACGCTTAACAAATTCATTTGTTCCTTTGTTCCATTGATATATTACAGGTCTTTGGGAACTACTTGACAGAATTAAATGTGGTTTGCCAGATATTTCAAGATACTCCACATCAGTATCTCTGTACCAGGCATGCAGAGACTGATGGGAATAAAATCCATTCCCATTCCATTTGTAAACCGTGGTGAAACCAGCCTTTGAACTGTCTGCAACAACAAAATACCAGTCTTCAGCAATCCTGAAAGTTTCAATGTCGTTGGGTTTTCGGATTTTAAGGATTTCAATATCTTGAATTTTTATAAACTTATTAGCAAAAATATCTCTTTTATATATGTGGGAGCCTCCAAACAGCTGTGCGACAATGACATACAGCTGACTCTCAATAACTATAGGTTTACACACAACAGTTGAAGTACCtataaaaagagaagtaaaagacAGGGTTAGCACCACTTTTTGGATCAGCTGTTGTAATGTTATTTGTCGAGCAGTGTTCATACCTGTAATGTTGTCGTAATTCCTGAACATCACTTCTACATGGTCCCATTCAAGAAAGATGCATTTTCCAGTAAAGGGCTGAGCAATGACCACGTGTTCATCATTCATGTATGAGAAAGTATCTACTGACAGAGATTGGTATGGCAGGGACTGATAAACTTCAAATTCTGCAAAAGTGCACAATTACAGAGATACTTTCCATACTGTACTGAAAAAACATCTGCTTAACAGATACCAATTTATTACAAATTATAGTATTTCATCACTAGTCCAATTTTCCTGTTGATAAAGGAACACTGCAACTTGTTTTTCAATCTTTCTCAATTAAAAGAGGTGCTATTTTATGTCCCAGTTCTCCAAATCCCTATATAGCATATTAAAGTCTGAGTAGAAGTTGCAATGTAAGACCCCACTCCCAAGTGATTCACATGTCAGACTTACACCTGCACAGAATTCATATTGATTTTAGTGGAAGTTCCATCCAGTATGCAGACTTCCTGCAAAAAAGAACcctagaataaaaaaatatagaacTTTGACTTTAATTTAACaagatgaaataatttgaagCACATTACCTGTAATAATACAATCAAATTCTTTCGGAGAGAGGCTATTGATTTTGCGCTTCTTATATTCTGGTGGGCTTTCACAGTAAATGTCTTCAACTGTTGCATTGGTGCTGCCCAGCCATTCCACTAACCACTTCAGTTTGCAGTCACAATTAAATGCATTGCCTCTAAGATCTCTACAACAAATAAATCGTGCATTGAAAATAAGTAGTCAGCTGATGTATTTCTCCTTGCAGGACAACAACAAACTGGTCTCTTGTTAAATATGTGCCCTCTTGCTTATTCTCAATTGATGCCTTCCTGGCTTAATTTGTCCTGACCCATAGTTTAATCTACATACCGGAACCCACACAGATTTAATTATATTAAGGTAACCAAGGAAAAATTAACTTGATGATCAGTAGGAAATTTTTGTTGATTTCCCCAAGTTTACAGGTACACGAAAGCCTACTAAACTGTTGGCTCCATCTTTTGGGAGGTTGTTTCTTTTGGATTACCCTTTCTCAATAAGAACATTGTAGATAACAAAACTGGAATTAATGTAACCTGATGGTCAGCCAGTCAGTATTTGCTGTCTCCTTTAGATATACTCATTTAGGGCTTTAGGAGACATAAGCAAAGGAGTTCTGTTCAAGTCTTTTACAGCTGTCTTCAGTCACATTTCAGATCGTATGTACAGGAATGGGCAACCGCCAGGACCAGACTGTGTAACCACCTGGTCATGATCGCTCATGCCAAGTAATGCTACCAGGTACATTGGCCATCTCCACATCTTACGACTGCAGCTCTACACTATGAATTCAGCCTACCTTGTTAATAACGAGAGCAGGCAAAGGATGTTCTGTGCTCATTATCCCAAACCAGGTGAAACAGAATTTGGCGTGTTGTAAACAGGACGTATTTCCGTGAGGTAACTATAGGATTTATCTGTTTAtctatattttgtatttttactggTATTTAAGTTATATATTTAAACAAGTtcatgttttggtttggttgcaATTAGATTTCGTATGGGATAAAGTACTTACTAAGACACATGCTTTTGTGATAAAAGATAGCCTTCCCAGAAATTATTTGCACATAGAAATGTTACTCCATTGAATATCTTCCACCCTCCCCTCATGCCATGCACTCTCATGCATCCCTAAGGATACTTCCTTCTTATTTACTAAGTCTTAATGAACATGCAGCTCTCTTACATAACTACTAACAATATTACTTATCTTCATAACTGGTGGAATATTCAAAACTAAAGCAAATTATCAACAACAGTAGACAAAACCCAAGCCTACCCATATTGGGTAGTCTCTACCCAGTAATAAGATCCCATTACTGGCTACCAGTTTGAATGTTACTCAGGATTCCTCTAAAATaatctctttatatttttagtATAATTAATAGATTAATTAATTGCTTTCTTACACATTTGTTAAAGAATCCAAGCCTTTGAATATGTCTTTTGGAAGCGATTGGAGATTATTATTTGCGAGACTCCTGTAAAAGAAGACACTTCAGAATCAGTGCTAGTTCATGAAATTACACATTTCTGCAAGGTGTAGTActgactggggtttttttcttaaggcaAAGAACCCTGGTATTCTCCAGCACTTAGTTCTAAAAGATTGCTTTTAAGAATAGTTCATTTACTTTGtgactttttcttctgctaaaaTGGCATGcctccttctgctttctcactCTTCAGCAGCCTTGCAGCACTTACAATACTTCACTTAGCAGGGTAAAAAGCACAATCACCTCTGGTGTTTTGCCAAcaccattattttaaaacagttagTCATGAGTGGATCTACTGATGTTTTCCTTATGAGATACCAATACATGGTGTTCATGTTACTGCAGTTTCCCCACTTTTTTGTATCTCTTCTGGAAGGAAAATCTTAATATTAGGTTTCATTACATTGGACTTAGGTTTAGCTCATAGTTTTTGGAAATATGCAGTAATAGAGAAGAAATTGCTGATCAGCATTAACTTCTTTCCTGGAATGTGCGTGTGTGTGAGTATGTGTGTATGAGACCACCAAAAAACTGCTGTTAATTCCCAATTTTTAATGTTGGGAAAACTCGTTTAAATTCAGTGAGTATTCTAGCTAGTAAAAGTGATGAGAAAATGTGAGCAGGATTTGAACAAGCAATATATTACATTTCCGTCAGACACGTCTCTGTGAGTCCACCAAAGGTCTGGGTTCTCTGAGATGTCACTGAGGGCATGACAGGAAAAGAATAATGTTGTAGGGTAGAGCTTATGCCTCTTTTgattaacaaaattatttattacttatgagaagaaatgaaaatgggaagaaatcaTTCTAGTTTAAGATCCCAGTTAGAATCTGTAGCTAGTAAGACTAGAACCTCTTCTGTTCTTCACTTGTAAACATAAAAGTTATTTATTAACTACAATTTCTCTAGCCAAGCAAAGACACTTAGGCATATACTTAAATTCAATAACAGGCCCGGATGTACTAGGTCTGCTGCCTCATTTCAAATTAAGTGTTTGCCTTATCAGGAATACTAAATACCGGATGATGCCATTAGTCCATTCTGACTTCACCACTTTTAAAGTAACACTGTTTGGTGTAGGTATCGTGTGCTTCACCTATGCTTAATTTTAGGCTCAAAAGCAATTCTTTAAAAGTCAGGTAACTCATATGGAGGAAGCTAAGTAGACTTGCAAGCTGAGGCAGGTGTAATGCCCAATATATtctttatatattattatacaGCAAACTGAAAGGGATGATgtgcttggaagaagcagtggTTCACCACTGCCATGGGAATATGACTGACAGAAAAATTTACACAAGGTTTACGCATTTGACAATTTTTGATGAAAATCATGCATTTTACATTCCACTGTTAAAAAGCATACTTGTATATTAGAAAACACTGGCTTGCCTAGATGGTGCTGTACATGGTATTTTGTTTATAATACAAGAGTAAAGGTTGAATCAAACATGCAGTTAAACTTATGGTTGCAgttctgaaagaaatgcaatCAAAATGATATATTGTGCATAGAAATTATTGTCCAATCCTAACTGTAAGATTTTGACATtgaattagtaaaaaaaaaagctatttttctttaatttttctgttcttaaatcTACtctgagcagaaaataaattatgttgcATAACAATAAATACTAGATGGCTCTGTTTTACAATAAGGACACACTACCATTATCAAAGTTAATTGCTTtataaaaagacaaatgtttgGATGGCTTAGTGCATTGCAAAAGTTATGTCGTGAAAAGGAAGTGAACAGAATAAATAGAACAAAGTTCATCTTCTCTAACTTCATGGAACTCATTTGTATGCTTATTTATTAtgattctttttaatatattttatgtacaCAAGTACTCTCCTGTTTCTTAAATGAGAAATGCCTTAGGGTGCCAAATGATTATTCTTAACGTGTATGTGCGATTTTCCCCTAAGGGTGGGGAGTGGTTCTGCAAGCAGATTAAGCTAGTTACATTCTGTGGTTAATGGCTCTGCCTTTGCagttattttctgcaaatttcTCATTGTCTTCATGAATAGCGCTCCATGTGCAATAGCAGCATGATGCACAAATCTATGTCCCAAAAATCCGCACGCAACAACATGCAAACCACAGTGGCTCCCCAAATGTGATTCTATCTTTTGCATatgttttttcttacaaaactgCTGAAGCATCCCCAGAAACCAATGTAACAGGCAAGACAAGATGTTACTCTTGGACTGTATGCTCTGTGGGGAAGAAACTGCCTTCCTCTGTTAGAAAAGCAATTTGCTCACTGGCAGTAACTGCTACTAAATAAGTAAATGAATATGATAAATAATGTACTGGACCCATTTGTGAATATAAAGCTATTCATgtgcataaatattttgaagataGGGTCCCAGTTGCCAACCTTATCCAATTATCTGCCTTTTTTAACAATACCACAATTATGCCTATACCTCTCATATGGATTTTTATGGGATGTGCACAGCCTGTTTATATacctttttccctctcctctctccttcctcttcctcagacCTAGAGCCATTCTATAAGTAACTTTATCTACACGAGTAGTCACAGGAGGCTCAGTTTCAGCCAGCTGTGAGTCTTGTCTGTTCTGACCAAAAAGAGAAGTGTGTTTTATAGTACATTTAATATGTGGTAAAGGATGTGGTGAATTGCAATTCAACTATTATATTCATGCATTAACTATTTAAAATTGAACCTTTGCTTTCTCATGTCAAAATAcgtgaaagaaaatgttaaatgacCCTGTTTCAAAACCCTCTTGGATGTTATTGTGTTAAGGCCAAAAGGTCAGAATCCGCTCCCGTGCCTATGACACACACCCCAAGACATACGATTCAGAATGCCAACGCTCAGAGCTGGGTATAAACCCATGTCAGGCACTCACCAGATGTTTTAGCCTCCTTCTCttacattatttttgtattttttatgttttcttacaGTACACATTGTATTTTCAATAAATTTATTGCttgctaaattaaaattattgctAAAAGATAAACTTGATGTAAGATAAGCGACAAAAGCCTGTCTAAAAACTTTCTTGCTAGCTCAGAGCATGAGGATGCTACTCTTGTGTTTGCAGTGAATGTTACAGGTATTTGTTGCCAGTGTGCGTTTCACCTGCTGAGCACAGCGTGAGAAATGCTTCTGCCGTTGTGAGCACTGGAAGGTTGCTCCTAACAGCCACATTAGCATCGAGAGTGCCTTTGACTAATTCCCCCTCTCGGCTAATGCAGTAAGGGGGCTGCTGCATGTCAGAGGGCAAGGGTCTGGCCGTGTTTCCAGGATAGCTGAAGGGCTAAGCAGCAACATGAGGAATGTTAAGCAGAACCTGGTGTCAGTGCGTGACAGATCCTGACCGTGGGATGCTCTGGCTTGCAtggaggagaggacagggcGCAGTGAAGGGGTTTGAAGCCAATCCTGCTAAAGTCTAAAGGCTGATATGCTCTACAGTTCAGTGGAAGGAATGTATCAGTAAGTCATAATAAATGCATCTTGTTGCAACTCTTCTATTTAAAATTGTTCTTGGTAGGAATTTTCAAATTCGATTTGGTCAGATTCTGCTGGATATGGGCAGTGCTGAAGTGGACATGGGCACAGACATTGATGGCCAGTCCCAGGAATGGCTGTAATATTCTCCTGGATCCATGCCAAACTGGGGTAACTGGGAAGAGGCATGTGTCCACCCCTCAGCCTCTCACCACCGTGGCACCTCAGTGCTGACCACAGCTCccaccttcctcttctccaagtcCCAAACTGGAGCTCATCTTGTTAGTGCCAAGCTTCCTGATCCATCCTGCTTTCTCCCTGCTCCTACATGCTCAGCTGGAAATCCCCAGTGCTCTGAGCAGAGAAAGTCAGGGAGCTACTGCCAAACACGTACTGCTTGGAAGCTGCTTGGATCCTGGCCTTCTACACATACCACAGTTTGGAAGTCTTTGG harbors:
- the LGI1 gene encoding leucine-rich glioma-inactivated protein 1 isoform X1; the protein is MGNASRPFRRIAYFLCLLSVLLLTEGKKPVKPKCPAWCTCTKDNALCENARSIPRSVPPDVISLSFVRSAFTKIPEGSFLLTPSLQLLLFTSNTFDVISDDAFMGLPHLEYLFIENNSIKSISRNTFRGLKSLIHLSLANNNLQSLPKDIFKGLDSLTNVDLRGNAFNCDCKLKWLVEWLGSTNATVEDIYCESPPEYKKRKINSLSPKEFDCIITEFEVYQSLPYQSLSVDTFSYMNDEHVVIAQPFTGKCIFLEWDHVEVMFRNYDNITGTSTVVCKPIVIESQLYVIVAQLFGGSHIYKRDIFANKFIKIQDIEILKIRKPNDIETFRIAEDWYFVVADSSKAGFTTVYKWNGNGFYSHQSLHAWYRDTDVEYLEISGKPHLILSSSSQRPVIYQWNKGTNEFVKRFDIQDMEDAYAVKHFKVKEDVYICLTRFIGDSKVMKWGGSAFLDLQRMPSRGSMVFQPLQISNYQYAILGSDYSFTQVYYWDAEKAKFVKFQELNVQAPRSFIHVSIDKRDFLFASSFKGTTLIYSHVIVDLSA
- the LGI1 gene encoding leucine-rich glioma-inactivated protein 1 isoform X3 gives rise to the protein MGNASRPFRRIAYFLCLLSVLLLTEGKKPVKPKCPAWCTCTKDNALCENARSIPRSVPPDVISLSFVRSAFTKIPEGSFLLTPSLQLLLFTSNTFDVISDDAFMGLPHLEYLFIENNSIKSISRNTFRGLKSLIHLSLANNNLQSLPKDIFKGLDSLTNVDLRGNAFNCDCKLKWLVEWLGSTNATVEDIYCESPPEYKKRKINSLSPKEFDCIITEFEVYQSLPYQSLSVDTFSYMNDEHVVIAQPFTGKCIFLEWDHVEVMFRNYDNITVLRELH
- the LGI1 gene encoding leucine-rich glioma-inactivated protein 1 isoform X2, which gives rise to MGNASRPFRRIAYFLCLLSVLLLTEGKKPVKPKCPAWCTCTKDNALCENARSIPRSVPPDVISLSFVRSAFTKIPEGSFLLTPSLQLLSLANNNLQSLPKDIFKGLDSLTNVDLRGNAFNCDCKLKWLVEWLGSTNATVEDIYCESPPEYKKRKINSLSPKEFDCIITEFEVYQSLPYQSLSVDTFSYMNDEHVVIAQPFTGKCIFLEWDHVEVMFRNYDNITGTSTVVCKPIVIESQLYVIVAQLFGGSHIYKRDIFANKFIKIQDIEILKIRKPNDIETFRIAEDWYFVVADSSKAGFTTVYKWNGNGFYSHQSLHAWYRDTDVEYLEISGKPHLILSSSSQRPVIYQWNKGTNEFVKRFDIQDMEDAYAVKHFKVKEDVYICLTRFIGDSKVMKWGGSAFLDLQRMPSRGSMVFQPLQISNYQYAILGSDYSFTQVYYWDAEKAKFVKFQELNVQAPRSFIHVSIDKRDFLFASSFKGTTLIYSHVIVDLSA